DNA sequence from the Streptomyces sp. NBC_01497 genome:
TCGAGAAGGCGCTCGCCGGCACCGGCTCGTACACGATCCGGACGCAGAAGGAGTCCGCCGACGCGAACAAGAAGGACATCGGCTCCTTCCTCGACGTGATCAAGTACGCGATGCTCGGGTTCGCCGGGATCGCGTTCCTCGTCGGGATCTTCCTGATCGTCAACACCTTCTCGATGCTGGTCGCCCAGCGCACCCGGGAGATCGGGCTCATGCGGGCGCTGGGCTCCAGCCGCAAGCAGATCAACCGCTCGGTACTGACGGAGGCGGTGCTGCTCGGCGTCGTCGGGTCGGTGACGGGTGTCGCGGCGGGCGTCGGGCTCGCGGTGGCGCTGATGAAGGTGATGGGCGCGGCGGGCATGGACCTGTCCACGCAGGACCTGACCGTCACCTGGCGCACCCCGGTGGTGGGGCTCGCGCTCGGCATCGTGGTCACCGTCGTCGCCGCGTACATCCCGGCGCGGCGCGGCGGGAAGATCTCGCCGATGGCGGCGCTGCGGGACGCGGGCACCCCCGCCGACGGCCGCGCGGGGCGCATCCGCGGCGGCGTCGGTCTGCTGCTGACGCTCGGCGGCGGTCTCGCGCTGTATGCCGCGACGCAGCAGGGCAAGGCCGGCGAGGCGTCGCCGCTGCTCGGCCTCGGTGTCGTCGCGACGCTCATCGGGTTCGTCGTCATCGGGCCGCTGCTGGCGGGCGGAGTGGTGCGGGCGATCAGCGCGGTCGTGCTGCGGCTGTTCGGACCGGTGGGACGGTTGGCGGAGCGCAACGCCCTGCGCAACCCGCGCCGTACGGGAGCGACCGGCGCGGCGCTGATGATCGGCCTCGCGCTCGTGGCGTGCCTGTCGGTGGTGGGCTCCTCGATGGTCGCCTCCGCGACGGACGAGGTGGACCGCACGGTGGGCGCGGACTTCATCATCCAGTCGCAGACGGGCCAGCCGATCGTGCGGCAGGCGCAGGCCGCGCTCCAGCGGACGCCCGGCCTGGACCACGTCACCCGGTACAAGGACATGGACGCGACGCTCACCACGCCGGACGGGTCGGTGCAAAAGCACGCGCCGCTCGTCGCCGCGGACCCGTCGTACGCATCGGACCTGCGCCGCGACACCACCGAGGGCAGCCTGTCCGCCGCGTACGGCGCGAACGCCATGTCGGTGGGTGCGACGTACGCGAAGGCCCACCACGTGCGGGCCGGGGACACGATGACCGTCGCGTTCACGGGCGGCAGGACCGCGCATCTGAAGGTCGCCGCGGTCACCTCCGACAAGGGCGTCATCGACACGGGCGTGATGTACACGAACATCACGACGGCCGAGCGGTACCTGCCGGCCGACCGCATGCCGGAGAGCCAGATCATGTTCGCCGCGGCGAAGGACGGCCGGGAGAAGCAGGCGTACACGGCGCTCAAGGACGCGATGGCGCCGTACCCGCAGTACTCCGTGCAGGACCAGACCGACTACAAGAAGTCGCTCCAGGACCAGATCGGCCAACTGCTCGACCTGGTCTACGGGCTGCTGGCACTGGCGATCGTCGTCGCGGTGCTGGGCGTCGTGAACACGCTGGCCCTCTCGGTGGTGGAGCGGACCCGCGAGATCGGCCTCATGCGTGCCATCGGCCTCTCGCGGCGCCAGCTGCGCCGCATGATCCGGCTGGAGTCCGTGGTGATCGCCCTGTTCGGCGCACTGATCGGCCTCGGACTCGGGATGGGGTGGGGCACGGCGGCACAGAAACTGCTGGCACTCGAAGGGCTGGGCGTGCTGAGCATCCCGTGGCCCACGATCATCGGGGTCTTCGTGGCCTCGGCCTTCGTCGGCCTGCTGGCGGCCCTCTTCCCGGCGTTCCGGGCGGGACGGATGAACGTCCTGAACGCGATCGCCAGCGAATAGCCCCGCCCCGGGCCGCCCCGCGCGGGCGGCCCGGCACGGGAACCGGCGCCGCCCGACCAGCGGCGCCGGGACACGGGGGGACGTCCGGCCCCGGCACCCGCCCTTCACGGCGGCGGGCCGGGGCCGGACGCGCGGGGGCGCTTCGACGCGGGCGGCGAAGCACAGCGGATCCGTCTCCGCTCGTCCGGGCCGGGGCGCGTGGTCGTCGCGGGGCGTCCGCCGGCCGGCGTCGGCGGGGAGCGGGTGGTGCGACCGGGCCGATGGTCGCCGGCGGTGGGGCGCTCACTGCTCCGGATCGTCGGCGAAGGTCGGCGCCAGCCCCCTCGTCAGGCGCGCGGAGAACTCTGCCTCACGCCCCGCGAACTGCGGGTATTCGGCGGCGAAGTGATGCCATTCCACATAACGCAGAGCCTCGTGCAGATCCGTGCCGAGCAGGTCTTCCCGCCCGGGCGCGGCCTGTTCTCCGCCCAGCCGGAAGACCTCCTGCAGCAGGGAGTTCGGCAGGGCGTGGCGTTCCGCCAGCAGAGCGGCATCGTAGAGGTCCTTGCCCTGCGCGTGCACGTCGTTGACCAGCCACATCACCTTCCAGGCCAGGGACAGCGCGGGGGTGGCCCCGTACAGGTGCCCGCCGGAGGGCAGCTCGATCAGCAGCGGCGGATCGGGCAACGACTCGCCGAAGACGAAGTCCAGTTGTACCCAGCCTCCCGGCGTGTCCGGCGCCGACCAGGGCAGCATCATGCGCCGTCCCGGTACCCGCTCGTAGGTCCAGATGTCCTCGCACACGGCAAGGGACGCGTCGAGGCGTACCCCGTCCGTCCGCTCGGCGGCCTGAGCCTGGGCGGCCTCGGCGACACCCGCGAACAGTGCCGAGGTCCGCTCCTCATCGATGTGCCACGACTCGGGAACCACCACGAAGTCCAGATCACCGGGCTCTCGTGCCTGCTCGCCGAACCACAGGGCAAGCAGCTCGCTGCCGCGCAGGACCAGCGACTCGGCCCATGCGGAGGCAGCCACCCCGTCGCGCACGGCGCACAGCGCTCCCGACCGGGCGCTCTGCCACGCCCGGGTCGCCTCGGGGGAGGGGAAGAGTGGATCTGCGGACCGGAAGGCGTTGGGGAACTGCTTGAGCGCCGGATCGAACACGAGTTCCTGCACGGCTTCTGCGTCCAGTACGCGCAGCAGTGTCCGGGGCACCTCGTCGGGAAGGGAGCTCAGTGCGTTGCCCTGTACGTCGCGGGGGACGACGCCCTCCGCCGCGTCACGTTCCGTGTTCATGTGGACACCAACCATCCTTCGTCGAGTTCCGGACCGGTGTCCACCAGGACGTACTCCCGCTCCACGTCGAGCACCTCGTACCTCCCGAGGTCCGACAGCAGCGCGTGCAGGAGCCGCTCGGCGTGCGGGGCACCGACCCCGTGGCAGCGCTGTGTGACGAAGCGCTCTTCCCGGCCGTCGGGCCGCCGCCTCCGCGCGTTGCACGAGACATGCGCCCCGTGCCGTACGGCCAGGGCCACCAGAGCGTCCCGGTCATACGCCGGATCGAGCAGCAGCTTCACATGGTGCTCGAAGTGCCGCCCGGCGTCCGCGCGACCGGGTATGCGGGCGTCGCCCCGAGGCACCTCGGCAGCCCACGGCGCGCACTCGACCTTGATCCGTGCCACCGCGAATCCGTCGTGGGCGAGCGCGTCCGCTATCTGCCGCACGGCCGAGACCTCCTCCGGACAGGTGGGCCGGCTTCCGCGCAGCGTCAGCATCGGCTGCGAGGCCGTGCGCCCCCGGGCCAGTGCGATGTGGGTGAACTTCACTCCGGCCCGGGCCGCCGCCCAGCGCTCCAGCCTGCGCAACTCGTCCCCCTCGCACAGCACCGTGATGTGGCTCTCGTACACCGGGACAGGATGCACCATCCAGTGTCGAATGAATGTTTGTTTTTGCCGCCGGCGCACGCGGGACCACCGCCGCCCCGTGCCCGCACCCGGCGGACGGAGCCCCCGCCCCGCACCCCCACGACGCCCCCCGCACCACCCCCCGAGCGGCGCCCGCGCACGGACGGGAAGCGCCGTCGTACTCTGGAGCCCCCGGCCCGTGACACGTGTCGGGCCCTTCGCGTTGCCCCCGGACCCGGACGGAAGACCTTCATGAGCCTGCACGGTCTGCTCGATGCCGTTGTGCGCGATCCCGCGCTCGCCCAGGCGGTGAAGGCCGCGGCCGACGGGCGCCGCCCCCATGTCGACCTCGTGGGCCCGCCCGCCGCGCGGCCCTTCGCCGTGGCCGCGCTGGCCCGTGAGGCGAAGCGGACCGTGCTGGCCGTGACGGCGACCGGGCGGGAGGCCGAGGACCTGGCCGCCGCGCTCAGGTCGCTCGTCGACGAGGACACCGTCGTCGAGTTCCCGTCCTGGGAGACCCTGCCGCACGAGCGCCTCTCGCCCCGCTCCGACACCGTGGGCCGCCGGCTCGCCGTGCTGCGCCGGCTCGCGCACCCCGCCGCCGACGACCCGGCGACCGGTCCCGTCTCCATCGTCGTGGCGCCCGTACGGTCCGTACTCCAGCCGCAGGTCAAGGGGCTCGGGGACCTGGAACCCGTGGCGCTGCGCACCGGGCAGAGCATGGATCTGGGCGAGGTGACCGAGGCGCTGGCCGCCGCCGCGTACTCCCGGGTGGAGCTGGTCGAGAGGCGTGGCGAGTTCGCCGTGCGCGGCGGGATCCTGGATGTCTTCCCGCCGACCGAGGAGCACCCGCTGCGGGTGGAGTTCTGGGGCGACGACGTCGAGGAGATCCGTTACTTCAAGGTCGCCGACCAGCGGTCGCTGGAGGTGGCGGAACACGGTCTGTGGGCGCCGCCCTGCCGCGAGCTGCTGCTGACCGCGCAGGTCAGGGAGCGGGCCGCCGTCCTCGCCGAGGCCCACCCCGAGCTCGGTGAACTCCTCGGCAAGATCGCCGAGGGCATCGCCGTCGAGGGCATGGAGTCCCTGGCACCGGTTCTCGTGGACGACATGGAGCTGCTGCTCGACGTCCTTCCCGCCGGGGCCATGACCGTCGTCTGCGACCCCGAGCGGGTACGGACCCGGGCCGCGGACCTCGTCGCGACCAGCCAGGAGTTCCTGCAGGCGTCCTGGGCGGCCACGGCAGGCGGCGGGGAGGCCCCCATCGACGTGGACGCGGCCTCCCTGTGGTCGATCGCCGACGTGCGCGACCGCGCACGCGCGCTGGGCATGATGTGGTGGTCCGTGTCGCCCTTCGCCCTGGACATCCCGGGCGAGGAGGGTGAGGGCGACGACACGCTCGCCCTCGGGATGCACGCCCCGGAGACGTACCGCGGCGACACGGCCCGCGCGCTCGCCGACACCAAGGGCTGGCTCGCCGCGGGCTGGCGCACGGTCTACGTCACCGAGGGGCACGGCACCGCCTCCCGCACGGTGGAGGTGCTGGGAGGCGAGGGCATCGCCGCACGCCTCGACAGCCCCGACCGGGGCGGCCTCACCGAGATCACTCCGTCCGTCGTGCACGTGGCGTGCGGCTCGATCGACTACGGCTTCGTCGACCCGGACCTCAAACTGGCCGTCCTCACCGAGACCGACCTGTCCGGGCAGAAGGCCGCGGGCAAGGACGGCGTGCGGATGCCGACGCGCCGCCGCAAGACCATCGACCCGCTGACCCTGGAGGCCGGCGACTACATCGTGCACGAGCAGCACGGTGTCGGCCGGTACGTGGAGATGGTGCAGCGCACCGTGCAGGGCGCCACCCGCGAGTACCTGCTCGTCGAGTACGCGCCCGCCAAGCGCGGCCAGCCCGGCGACCGGCTGTACATCCCCACCGACCAGCTGGAGCAGGTCACCAAGTACGTCGGCGGCGAGGCGCCCACCCTGCACCGGCTCGGCGGCGCCGACTGGACGAAGACGAAGGCGCGCGCGAAGAAGGCCGTCAAGGAGATCGCCGCCGACCTGATCAAGCTGTACTCGGCGCGGATGGCGGCGCCGGGCCACGCGTTCGGCCAGGACACGCCCTGGCAGCGGGAGCTGGAGGACGCCTTCCCGTACGTGGAGACGCCCGACCAGCTCTCCACCATCGCCGAGGTCAAGGACGACATGGAGAAGACGGTCCCCATGGACCGGCTGGTCTGCGGCGACGTCGGCTACGGCAAGACGGAGATCGCGGTGCGCGCCGCGTTCAAGGCCGTCCAGGACGGCAAGCAGGTCGCCGTCCTCGTCCCGACGACCCTCCTCGTCCAGCAGCACTTCGCGACCTTCAGCGAGCGGTACGGGCAGTTCCCCGTGTCCGTGAAGGCCCTGTCGCGCTTCCAGTCCGACACGGAGGCCAAGGCCACGCTGCAAGGGCTGCGCGAGGGCGCCGTGGACATCGTCATCGGCACGCACCGGCTGTTCTCGTCCGAGACGAAGTTCAAGGACCTGGGCCTCGTCATCGTGGACGAGGAGCAGCGCTTCGGCGTCGAGCACAAGGAGCAGCTGAAGAAGCTGCGCGCCAACGTCGACGTGCTGACGATGTCCGCGACTCCCATCCCCCGCACGTTGGAGATGGCCGTCACCGGCATCCGCGAGATGTCCACCATCACCACCCCGCCCGAGGAGCGGCACCCGGTCCTGACCTTCGTCGGCCCGTACGAGCAGAAGCAGATCGGCGCCGCCATCCGGCGCGAACTGCTGCGTGAGGGCCAGGTCTTCTACATCCACAACCGGGTCGAGTCCATCGACCGGGCGGCGGCGAAGCTCCGTGAGATCGTGCCCGAGGCGCGGATCGCGACGGCGCACGGCCAGATGTCCGAACAGGCCCTGGAACAGGTCGTGGTGGACTTCTGGGAGAAGAAGTTCGACGTGCTGGTGTCCACCACGATCGTCGAGTCCGGCATCGACATCGCCAACGCCAACACCCTGATCGTCGAGCGCGGCGACAACTTCGGCCTCTCGCAACTGCACCAGCTGCGCGGGCGGGTGGGCCGCAGCAGGGAGCGCGGCTACGCCTACTTCCTGTACCCGCCGGAGAAGCCCCTCACGGAGACCGCGCACGAACGCCTCGCGACCATCGCCCAGCACACGGAGATGGGCGCGGGCATGTACGTCGCCATGAAGGACCTGGAGATCCGCGGCGCGGGCAACCTCCTCGGCGGGGAGCAGTCCGGGCACATCGCGGGCGTCGGTTTCGACCTGTACGTACGGATGGTCGGCGAGGCCGTCGCCGACTACCGGGCGGCTGTCGACGGCGGCGTCGAGGAGGTGGCGCCGCTGGAGGTCAAGATCGAGCTGCCGGTCGACGCGCACGTCCCGCACGAGTACGCGCCCGGCGAACGGCTGCGTCTGCAGGCCTACCGGGCGATCGCGTCCGCGTCCTCCGAGGACGACATCCGTGCGGTGCGCGAGGAACTGACCGACCGCTACGGCCCGTTGCCGGAGCCGGTGGAGAACCTGCTGCTGGTCGCGGGCCTGCGGATGCTGGCCCGCGCCTGCGGTGTCGGCGAGATCGTCCTCCAGGGCGCCAACATCCGTTTCGGTCCCGTGGAGTTGCGCGAGTCGCAGGAGCTGCGGCTGAAGCGGCTGCACCCGCGCACGGTCATCAAGGCGCCCGCCAAGCAGATCCTCGTGCCGCGCCCGACGGCCGGCAAGATCGGCGGGAAGCCCGTGGTCGGGCGTGAACTGCTGTCGTGGACGGGCGAGTTCCTGACGACGATCCTGGGTTCCTGAACCCCGCGCCCGCCCGGCTCGCCGCACCCACCGCGCCCCCGCGCGGGCGGGGGCGCCCGGGCGGGGGCAGGCACTCCCGGGGGTGCCGAGGGCGCCGCGGGCGGGTGTTCGGGTGCCGTGACGTGCGAGTGTTCGGGTGCGGTGACGGGCGGCCCAGCGGGTAACCGTCACCTGGGGCGGCCGGACGGATCGCCCGTACAGGGACGCGATCGGGTGGAGGGGCGGATGACGTCACGTCGAAGCGGGCGCGGCACGCGGGGCGCGGGGGTGGTGACGCTGGTGGCTGCGGCGCTGCTGTTCGCCGGGTGCAGGGCACAACTCCAGGGCGGCGGTGCGCCGTCGCCGGGCGGCGACCCCTCCACGGCCACCGGCGCCGCGGCGGCCGGCGGCGGGGAGCGGGGCGGTGACTTCGGGGTCAGCCCGCTCACCAACACCGACGGTACGAAGCGGGGCCTCGCCCCCCTCACCTCGGCCGGCGACCGCAAGGCCGGCCTCGCCGTCATCGACAAGGTCGCCACCAAGGGACGCGGCCCCAAGACCGGTTACGACCGCGACGAGTTCGGCTATGCCTGGATGGACTCGGCGAGCGGCGTGCCGGACGCGCACAACGGGTGCGATACCCGCGACGACGTCCTGAAGCGCGACGGTGACGACGTGAAGTACCGTTCCGGCTCCGACTGCGTCCTGTCCTCGATGACGCTGCACGACCCGTACACCGGCAAGACCATCGACTGGCGCAAGACCAAGGCGACGGTCGTGCAGATCGACCACGTCATGCCGTTGTCGTACGACTGGCAGATGGGCGCCGCGCACTGGACGAAGGCCAAGCGCGAGCAGATCGCCAACGACCCGCTCAATCTCATCCCGGTGGACGGCTCCATGAACGAGTCGAAGAGCGACTCCGGCCCCGCGTCCTGGCTGCCTCC
Encoded proteins:
- a CDS encoding ABC transporter permease, with the protein product MTIFKTSLRNFLAHKGRMALSAIAVLLSVAFVSGTLVFTDTMDTTFDKLFAVTASDVTVAPKTPGAGSGGSTGKPDSLPAATMARIAKVPGVRSVEGGVSSQSVTVVDGRDKNVGATSGAPTIAGNWTSGDAKSMDVTSGHRPTRAGEVMVDADTAKKHHLRIGDTLRTITGSGDFTARISGVATFKVTNPGATVLYYDTATAQRELLGATGRFTAFNVNAAQGVPDTQVKRDVEKALAGTGSYTIRTQKESADANKKDIGSFLDVIKYAMLGFAGIAFLVGIFLIVNTFSMLVAQRTREIGLMRALGSSRKQINRSVLTEAVLLGVVGSVTGVAAGVGLAVALMKVMGAAGMDLSTQDLTVTWRTPVVGLALGIVVTVVAAYIPARRGGKISPMAALRDAGTPADGRAGRIRGGVGLLLTLGGGLALYAATQQGKAGEASPLLGLGVVATLIGFVVIGPLLAGGVVRAISAVVLRLFGPVGRLAERNALRNPRRTGATGAALMIGLALVACLSVVGSSMVASATDEVDRTVGADFIIQSQTGQPIVRQAQAALQRTPGLDHVTRYKDMDATLTTPDGSVQKHAPLVAADPSYASDLRRDTTEGSLSAAYGANAMSVGATYAKAHHVRAGDTMTVAFTGGRTAHLKVAAVTSDKGVIDTGVMYTNITTAERYLPADRMPESQIMFAAAKDGREKQAYTALKDAMAPYPQYSVQDQTDYKKSLQDQIGQLLDLVYGLLALAIVVAVLGVVNTLALSVVERTREIGLMRAIGLSRRQLRRMIRLESVVIALFGALIGLGLGMGWGTAAQKLLALEGLGVLSIPWPTIIGVFVASAFVGLLAALFPAFRAGRMNVLNAIASE
- a CDS encoding nucleotidyl transferase AbiEii/AbiGii toxin family protein, giving the protein MNTERDAAEGVVPRDVQGNALSSLPDEVPRTLLRVLDAEAVQELVFDPALKQFPNAFRSADPLFPSPEATRAWQSARSGALCAVRDGVAASAWAESLVLRGSELLALWFGEQAREPGDLDFVVVPESWHIDEERTSALFAGVAEAAQAQAAERTDGVRLDASLAVCEDIWTYERVPGRRMMLPWSAPDTPGGWVQLDFVFGESLPDPPLLIELPSGGHLYGATPALSLAWKVMWLVNDVHAQGKDLYDAALLAERHALPNSLLQEVFRLGGEQAAPGREDLLGTDLHEALRYVEWHHFAAEYPQFAGREAEFSARLTRGLAPTFADDPEQ
- the mfd gene encoding transcription-repair coupling factor produces the protein MSLHGLLDAVVRDPALAQAVKAAADGRRPHVDLVGPPAARPFAVAALAREAKRTVLAVTATGREAEDLAAALRSLVDEDTVVEFPSWETLPHERLSPRSDTVGRRLAVLRRLAHPAADDPATGPVSIVVAPVRSVLQPQVKGLGDLEPVALRTGQSMDLGEVTEALAAAAYSRVELVERRGEFAVRGGILDVFPPTEEHPLRVEFWGDDVEEIRYFKVADQRSLEVAEHGLWAPPCRELLLTAQVRERAAVLAEAHPELGELLGKIAEGIAVEGMESLAPVLVDDMELLLDVLPAGAMTVVCDPERVRTRAADLVATSQEFLQASWAATAGGGEAPIDVDAASLWSIADVRDRARALGMMWWSVSPFALDIPGEEGEGDDTLALGMHAPETYRGDTARALADTKGWLAAGWRTVYVTEGHGTASRTVEVLGGEGIAARLDSPDRGGLTEITPSVVHVACGSIDYGFVDPDLKLAVLTETDLSGQKAAGKDGVRMPTRRRKTIDPLTLEAGDYIVHEQHGVGRYVEMVQRTVQGATREYLLVEYAPAKRGQPGDRLYIPTDQLEQVTKYVGGEAPTLHRLGGADWTKTKARAKKAVKEIAADLIKLYSARMAAPGHAFGQDTPWQRELEDAFPYVETPDQLSTIAEVKDDMEKTVPMDRLVCGDVGYGKTEIAVRAAFKAVQDGKQVAVLVPTTLLVQQHFATFSERYGQFPVSVKALSRFQSDTEAKATLQGLREGAVDIVIGTHRLFSSETKFKDLGLVIVDEEQRFGVEHKEQLKKLRANVDVLTMSATPIPRTLEMAVTGIREMSTITTPPEERHPVLTFVGPYEQKQIGAAIRRELLREGQVFYIHNRVESIDRAAAKLREIVPEARIATAHGQMSEQALEQVVVDFWEKKFDVLVSTTIVESGIDIANANTLIVERGDNFGLSQLHQLRGRVGRSRERGYAYFLYPPEKPLTETAHERLATIAQHTEMGAGMYVAMKDLEIRGAGNLLGGEQSGHIAGVGFDLYVRMVGEAVADYRAAVDGGVEEVAPLEVKIELPVDAHVPHEYAPGERLRLQAYRAIASASSEDDIRAVREELTDRYGPLPEPVENLLLVAGLRMLARACGVGEIVLQGANIRFGPVELRESQELRLKRLHPRTVIKAPAKQILVPRPTAGKIGGKPVVGRELLSWTGEFLTTILGS
- a CDS encoding HNH endonuclease family protein, whose translation is MTSRRSGRGTRGAGVVTLVAAALLFAGCRAQLQGGGAPSPGGDPSTATGAAAAGGGERGGDFGVSPLTNTDGTKRGLAPLTSAGDRKAGLAVIDKVATKGRGPKTGYDRDEFGYAWMDSASGVPDAHNGCDTRDDVLKRDGDDVKYRSGSDCVLSSMTLHDPYTGKTIDWRKTKATVVQIDHVMPLSYDWQMGAAHWTKAKREQIANDPLNLIPVDGSMNESKSDSGPASWLPPNTSIRCSYAVRFAQVSLKYELPVTTADKSAMARQCGG